In the Blastocatellia bacterium genome, one interval contains:
- a CDS encoding IS110 family transposase has translation AIIATARKFLGIIYRTLKNDWVFEDFPNFVLAEG, from the coding sequence GCGATTATTGCTACTGCGAGAAAGTTCTTGGGAATCATCTATCGGACGCTGAAGAACGATTGGGTGTTCGAGGACTTCCCCAACTTTGTCCTCGCCGAGGGCTGA